From a region of the Zingiber officinale cultivar Zhangliang chromosome 4B, Zo_v1.1, whole genome shotgun sequence genome:
- the LOC121978031 gene encoding bidirectional sugar transporter SWEET2a-like, protein MDQYSPATFAAGIAGNVFAFVLFVSPVPTFGRIVRNRSTQEFSGSPYVYSLMNCLICMWYGMPWVAGVVLVATVNSAGAAFQMAYVALFLFYADRTRKIRIAVMLIAVLCAFAAIVYLSLEFLDKPAWKALVGYLSVASLISMFASPLFIMNLVIRTRSVEFMPFYLSLATFLMSLSFFAYGGLLHDYFIYIPNGIGTLLGAVQLLVYGYYSRKTEEESTLPLLP, encoded by the exons ATGGATCAGTATTCCCCTGCCACCTTCGCCGCCGGAATCGCAG GGAACGTGTTCGCCTTCGTGCTGTTCGTGTCGCCGGT GCCGACGTTCGGGAGGATCGTCAGGAACCGGTCGACGCAGGAGTTCTCGGGCTCGCCGTACGTGTACTCGCTGATGAACTGCTTGATCTGCATGTGGTACGGGATGCCGTGGGTGGCCGGCGTCGTGCTCGTCGCCACCGTCAATTCCGCCGGCGCCGCCTTCCAGATGGCTTACGTCGCCCTCTTCCTCTTCTACGCGGACCGAACCAGAAAG ATAAGGATTGCAGTGATGCTCATAGCTGTTCTTTGCGCCTTCGCGGCTATTGTTTACCTAAGCTTGGAGTTCTTAGATAAGCCAGCGTGGAAAGCATTAGTCGGATACTTGAGCGTTGCTTCACTGATCTCCATGTTTGCTTCTCCATTGTTCATCATG AATTTGGTGATCAGGACTAGAAGTGTGGAGTTCATGCCATTCTACTTATCCCTTGCCACATTCTTGATGAGCCTATCTTTCTTTGCATATGGAGGGCTATTGCATGACTACTTCATATAT ATTCCAAATGGGATTGGAACTCTATTGGGTGCCGTGCAATTGCTCGTGTATGGCTACTACAGCAGGAAAACAGAAGAGGAGTCTACTTTGCCATTGTTGccttga